The proteins below come from a single Prochlorococcus marinus CUG1415 genomic window:
- a CDS encoding DUF1350 family protein, whose protein sequence is MTFKKYQFNNFCYWPSNPKKIVEFIGGSYLASKPDFTYKRFIESLINKNYAVHAYKYSPQFDHQQLAIKAWKDFKNCRTSLSKRIGASIPSVRIGHSLGCKLHLISPDGGRNCEKFISISFNNFSAKKSIPLLKQIAQKLEFNSEFSPSPERTFRIIEKTYNQKNNFLIKFNLDELDQTDKLFSCLKARKEDNSKGIILKGTHTIIASAGLRENFLGDWADDDFKRNTIKKISSLIDESN, encoded by the coding sequence ATGACTTTTAAAAAATATCAATTTAACAATTTTTGTTATTGGCCTTCAAATCCTAAGAAAATTGTAGAATTTATAGGAGGAAGTTATCTAGCTTCTAAACCAGATTTTACCTATAAAAGATTCATAGAGAGCTTAATAAATAAAAATTATGCAGTACATGCATACAAGTACTCTCCACAATTTGATCACCAGCAACTTGCTATTAAAGCATGGAAGGATTTTAAGAATTGCCGAACATCCTTATCTAAAAGAATAGGGGCATCAATTCCTTCAGTAAGAATTGGTCATAGCTTAGGCTGTAAACTTCATTTAATATCTCCCGATGGAGGAAGAAATTGCGAAAAGTTCATATCAATTAGTTTCAATAATTTCAGTGCAAAAAAATCGATTCCATTATTGAAGCAGATTGCTCAAAAATTAGAATTCAATAGCGAATTCAGCCCAAGCCCAGAAAGAACCTTTCGAATAATTGAAAAAACTTATAATCAAAAAAATAACTTCCTAATAAAATTCAACTTAGACGAATTAGATCAAACAGATAAATTATTTTCTTGTCTTAAAGCAAGAAAAGAAGATAATTCTAAGGGGATAATATTAAAAGGAACGCACACTATTATTGCTAGTGCAGGCCTAAGAGAAAATTTTCTAGGAGACTGGGCAGATGACGATTTCAAAAGAAATACTATAAAAAAAATTTCCAGTTTAATTGATGAATCCAATTAG
- a CDS encoding 3'-5' exonuclease, giving the protein MELFNKKELNQLNLIQDQINSSCSEISVINQNKKIEKILILDTETTGLDENKDEVIEIGCILFDVSFKCVLSQVSFLFPVNNNEAEYVNGISAEVTNIPQPWEDGLNFFLKLVDCSDFIVAHNVEFDKKWFGKGRLPKLNKKWICSLEDINWSFQKSLKTRPSVTDLALSFSIPVWNLHRALSDCFYISEVFKKCDNLEELLLKATEPRFLYKALVSYEERSLAKNAGFRWNSPVQGAWSRKLTTHEAQNLDFRVEILN; this is encoded by the coding sequence TTGGAACTATTCAACAAAAAAGAATTAAATCAATTGAATTTAATTCAGGATCAAATTAATAGCAGCTGTTCTGAAATAAGTGTTATTAATCAAAATAAAAAAATTGAAAAAATTTTAATCCTTGATACTGAAACAACAGGTTTAGATGAAAATAAAGATGAAGTGATAGAGATAGGTTGTATCTTGTTTGACGTATCTTTTAAATGTGTACTTTCGCAGGTCTCTTTTTTATTCCCAGTAAATAATAATGAAGCTGAATATGTAAATGGTATATCTGCAGAAGTAACTAATATCCCTCAACCATGGGAAGATGGATTAAATTTCTTTTTGAAACTTGTTGATTGTTCGGATTTCATTGTGGCTCATAATGTTGAGTTCGATAAGAAATGGTTTGGGAAAGGAAGATTGCCTAAACTTAATAAAAAATGGATATGTAGTTTAGAGGATATTAATTGGTCTTTTCAAAAATCACTAAAAACTAGACCTTCCGTAACTGATCTGGCTTTATCCTTTTCAATACCAGTTTGGAATTTACATAGGGCGTTGTCTGATTGCTTTTACATATCTGAGGTTTTCAAAAAATGCGATAATTTAGAGGAACTTTTACTTAAAGCTACTGAACCGAGGTTTTTATATAAGGCATTGGTTAGTTATGAAGAGAGGTCTTTAGCTAAAAATGCTGGGTTTAGATGGAATAGTCCTGTTCAAGGAGCTTGGTCTAGAAAATTAACTACTCATGAGGCACAAAATCTTGATTTTAGAGTAGAGATTTTAAATTAA
- the hisS gene encoding histidine--tRNA ligase: MNNLKNLRGTVDLLPDQLIKWQNVEKIVLEQLSRTSIKEIRTPILEMTELFIRGIGEGTDVVSKEMYTFLDRGERSCTLRPEGTASVARALIQNGISSNPLQKLWYMGPMFRYERPQAGRQRQFHQLGVEFIGYESVKSDVEIIALAWDILGKLGIKELNLEINTLGDLNDRLNFQKSFIKWLEINKKSLDLDSQNRINKNPLRILDSKNIQTKKVLENAPRLFSFLSDKSHKRYSDLKKQLEALKIPYVENFNLVRGLDYYTHTAFEITSGALGSQATVCGGGRYDDLIKQMGGPNTPAIGFAIGLERLILLAGKELEFPRNTDIYIINQGLIAEVLAIDLSRKLRNYDLLVELDLSGASFSKQFKKANKLKSKSIIVIGDDEANKKEFVIRLFDKESSLNKEEVISLGNDIQLEKWLKNNLLVK; the protein is encoded by the coding sequence TTGAATAACTTAAAAAATCTTAGAGGAACGGTAGACCTATTACCTGATCAATTAATAAAGTGGCAAAATGTTGAGAAAATTGTGTTGGAGCAGCTTTCACGAACATCTATCAAAGAAATAAGAACACCAATATTAGAAATGACTGAATTATTTATAAGAGGAATTGGTGAAGGAACAGATGTTGTAAGCAAGGAAATGTACACATTTCTAGATAGAGGGGAGAGATCTTGCACTTTAAGGCCTGAAGGAACTGCCTCAGTCGCACGTGCTTTGATACAAAATGGAATTTCCTCTAATCCTCTTCAAAAACTTTGGTACATGGGCCCGATGTTTAGATATGAAAGGCCTCAAGCAGGCAGGCAAAGACAGTTTCATCAGTTAGGTGTTGAGTTTATAGGATACGAATCAGTGAAAAGTGATGTTGAAATTATCGCTTTGGCGTGGGATATTTTAGGGAAATTAGGAATAAAAGAACTTAATCTTGAAATAAATACGTTGGGTGATCTTAATGATAGATTAAATTTTCAAAAATCTTTTATAAAGTGGCTAGAAATAAATAAAAAGTCCCTAGATTTAGATTCTCAGAATAGGATTAACAAAAATCCCTTAAGGATTTTGGACTCTAAGAATATTCAAACAAAAAAAGTCCTTGAAAATGCTCCAAGATTATTTAGTTTTTTGTCTGATAAAAGCCATAAAAGATATTCAGACTTAAAAAAACAATTAGAGGCTTTAAAAATCCCTTACGTAGAAAACTTTAATCTAGTAAGAGGTTTGGATTATTACACCCATACAGCCTTTGAAATTACTAGTGGGGCTCTAGGCTCACAAGCTACAGTGTGCGGAGGAGGTAGATATGATGATTTAATAAAACAAATGGGAGGACCAAACACCCCGGCAATTGGATTCGCTATTGGTTTAGAAAGATTAATCTTACTAGCGGGGAAAGAGCTTGAATTTCCAAGAAATACTGATATTTATATTATTAATCAAGGCTTAATTGCTGAAGTATTAGCCATCGATTTATCTAGAAAATTAAGAAATTATGATTTGTTAGTTGAATTGGATTTAAGTGGCGCCTCTTTCTCTAAACAATTCAAAAAGGCCAATAAACTCAAATCCAAAAGTATTATTGTTATTGGAGATGATGAGGCAAATAAAAAAGAATTTGTTATTAGGCTATTTGATAAAGAAAGCTCTTTAAATAAAGAAGAGGTTATATCTTTAGGGAATGATATTCAATTAGAAAAGTGGCTAAAGAATAACCTGCTTGTAAAGTGA
- a CDS encoding TIGR02450 family Trp-rich protein, whose protein sequence is MNIKGFLEEILKKINNTKIVEYFWTSKKNINGLRHFVLVNESREKGDVIFLMVSVLDSEINLKITYEELINSRNWDKGWLNIPKSESITEEYNKYKSTCREEGINKIFINDNSLFNIS, encoded by the coding sequence ATGAATATAAAAGGATTTCTAGAGGAAATTCTGAAAAAAATTAACAATACCAAAATAGTGGAATATTTCTGGACTTCTAAGAAAAATATAAATGGATTAAGACATTTTGTTTTAGTAAATGAGAGCAGGGAAAAAGGAGATGTTATTTTTTTAATGGTTTCGGTACTTGACTCTGAAATTAATTTAAAAATTACTTATGAAGAATTAATAAATAGTAGAAATTGGGATAAGGGATGGCTCAACATCCCTAAAAGCGAATCTATTACGGAAGAATATAATAAATATAAATCAACCTGTAGAGAAGAAGGAATCAATAAGATATTCATTAATGATAATTCTTTATTTAATATTTCTTAA
- a CDS encoding chlorophyll a/b binding light-harvesting protein, producing the protein MQTYGNPDVTYGWWAGNSGVTNRTGKFIAAHIAHTGLIAFWAGAFTLFELSRFDPSIPMGHQPLIALPHLAALGIGFDANGVAMGDTKPVVVIAIVHLILSMVYAGGGLLHSVLLPGDLQEADLEKARKFSLSWDDPDKLTFILGHHLIFFGVACIWFVEWARVHGIYDPAIGAVRQVEYDLNLSHIWNHQVDFLTIDSLEDVLGGHAFLAFVEITGGAFHIATKQVGEYTKFKGKGLLSAEAVLSWSLAGIGWMAIIAAFWSATNTTVYPVDFFGEPLQLKFSISPYWVDTGDLPAGEYTNRAWLANVHYYFGFFFIQGHLWHALRALGFDFKRVTNAIGNIDNASVTLKD; encoded by the coding sequence ATGCAAACCTATGGAAATCCAGATGTCACCTACGGATGGTGGGCTGGTAATTCAGGTGTAACTAATCGCACAGGAAAATTCATTGCTGCGCATATTGCGCATACTGGATTAATCGCTTTCTGGGCGGGTGCTTTCACCCTTTTTGAACTTTCAAGATTTGACCCCTCTATCCCTATGGGTCATCAACCTCTTATCGCACTTCCTCATTTAGCAGCCCTTGGAATAGGGTTTGACGCTAATGGGGTTGCTATGGGAGATACTAAACCTGTAGTAGTAATTGCTATCGTCCACTTAATTTTATCAATGGTTTATGCCGGTGGAGGACTTTTACATTCAGTACTATTGCCAGGAGATTTACAAGAAGCTGATTTAGAAAAAGCAAGAAAATTCAGCCTTAGTTGGGATGATCCAGATAAATTGACATTTATTCTTGGGCATCATTTAATATTCTTTGGTGTTGCATGTATTTGGTTCGTAGAATGGGCGAGAGTTCATGGTATCTATGACCCTGCTATTGGTGCAGTAAGACAAGTTGAATATGATTTGAATTTGTCACATATATGGAATCATCAGGTTGATTTCTTGACTATCGATAGTCTTGAAGATGTTTTAGGTGGTCATGCATTCTTAGCTTTTGTTGAAATTACTGGTGGAGCTTTCCATATTGCTACAAAGCAAGTTGGAGAATACACCAAATTCAAAGGTAAAGGACTACTATCTGCTGAAGCTGTGCTTTCATGGTCTCTAGCAGGTATTGGTTGGATGGCAATTATTGCTGCTTTCTGGAGCGCTACTAATACAACAGTCTATCCTGTCGATTTCTTTGGTGAGCCACTTCAATTGAAATTTAGTATTTCTCCTTACTGGGTAGATACTGGCGACCTTCCTGCTGGTGAGTACACTAACAGAGCATGGTTGGCAAATGTTCACTACTATTTTGGATTCTTCTTTATTCAAGGTCATCTATGGCATGCTTTAAGAGCTCTAGGCTTTGACTTTAAGAGGGTAACAAATGCTATTGGTAACATTGATAACGCCTCAGTTACTCTTAAGGACTAA
- a CDS encoding sodium:solute symporter, with amino-acid sequence MFLKSLNIVTLQNKDIFSNYLLISCFGFLIIFFLLIFGRRFKLAVQLERFGLPIAVISGILGISIGPFGVIHFLPKETINVWSNFPTPLLSLVFATLMMGRPIPNINGLVKPIFNQFLLALSLGFGQFFVGGLVVKYFLPPSIDTNPLMGCLIEVGFQGGHGAASIIGESFNRLGFPNGLDLGLAMATMGLLSSSILGSVFIFLGRTLGISDTEEIIENKDNLKLKNKVGIFADLRILIINLGFSGMAISFGVLLLKFLRYISGSFGDFSKEIIFSLPVFPFILIGSLLIRYILEKTKNTEFISNILQREIGILSTDLLIFTAMASLDIAVIFENWILILVFTIFGLFWNLICISYFAYFIFDDYWFEKSLIEFGNATGVVASGLLLLRLADPKNISRTLPIFTSKQLFAQLILSGGLFTVLAPLMISKIGIDYWTEICAAITFVILLVALIFNKGELKKIQ; translated from the coding sequence ATGTTTTTGAAGTCGTTGAATATTGTTACTCTACAGAATAAAGATATTTTTTCAAATTATCTATTAATAAGTTGTTTTGGATTCTTAATTATATTTTTTCTCTTAATTTTTGGTAGGAGATTTAAACTTGCTGTTCAACTTGAAAGATTTGGATTGCCAATAGCAGTTATATCAGGAATTTTAGGTATATCTATAGGTCCATTTGGAGTGATACACTTTTTGCCAAAAGAAACAATTAATGTTTGGAGTAATTTTCCTACACCTCTTTTATCTTTGGTATTCGCAACTTTAATGATGGGAAGACCTATTCCAAATATAAATGGTTTAGTTAAACCAATCTTTAATCAGTTTTTGCTTGCACTTTCTCTAGGTTTCGGACAATTTTTTGTTGGAGGTCTAGTTGTTAAATATTTTTTGCCCCCATCTATTGATACTAATCCTCTAATGGGGTGTTTAATCGAGGTTGGTTTTCAGGGAGGTCATGGAGCTGCTTCTATTATAGGTGAGAGTTTTAATAGACTAGGTTTCCCAAATGGTTTAGATCTTGGTTTAGCTATGGCAACAATGGGTCTTTTATCATCTTCAATATTGGGTAGCGTATTTATTTTTCTCGGGAGAACTTTAGGGATTTCAGATACTGAGGAAATTATTGAAAACAAAGATAATCTAAAGTTAAAAAACAAAGTAGGAATTTTTGCGGATTTAAGAATTTTGATAATAAATCTAGGATTCTCCGGCATGGCAATTTCTTTTGGTGTTTTGTTACTTAAATTCTTAAGATATATCTCAGGTTCTTTTGGTGACTTCTCTAAAGAAATCATTTTTTCACTACCAGTATTCCCTTTTATTCTAATAGGCTCACTCCTTATTAGATATATTTTAGAAAAAACCAAAAATACAGAATTTATTTCAAACATTTTGCAAAGAGAGATTGGGATTTTATCTACAGATCTATTGATTTTTACAGCTATGGCCAGTTTAGATATTGCTGTTATTTTTGAAAATTGGATACTAATTTTAGTTTTTACTATTTTCGGTTTATTTTGGAATTTAATTTGTATTTCTTATTTTGCATACTTTATTTTTGACGATTATTGGTTCGAAAAAAGTTTGATAGAGTTTGGTAACGCTACAGGTGTAGTTGCTTCTGGATTACTTCTTTTAAGGCTTGCAGATCCCAAAAATATTTCTAGGACTTTACCAATTTTTACATCAAAACAGCTATTCGCACAATTAATTCTATCTGGTGGATTATTTACAGTTTTGGCACCATTAATGATTTCTAAAATTGGAATAGATTATTGGACAGAAATTTGTGCTGCAATTACATTTGTAATTCTCCTTGTTGCATTGATTTTTAATAAAGGAGAATTGAAAAAAATTCAATAA
- a CDS encoding glutathione S-transferase, with amino-acid sequence MTNDILYSFRRCPYAIRVRWALLICELKVEIREIDLKNKPFDFLIKSKTKTVPILIKENSEVIEESLEIMIWALSESKKKNIKNIYFPNNKKVDIIEIINENDNEFKYHLDRFKYSTRYQDSNEEFHFNKAIKFIKRWNALLTENKYFFGDHPTIADWSVWPFVRQFKIACESQKITNYLELPIKNWLDSFENNRKFKSLMYKYELWEPNSRKNYFPYN; translated from the coding sequence ATGACAAACGATATTTTATATTCATTTCGAAGATGTCCATACGCAATTCGTGTTAGATGGGCTCTATTAATTTGCGAACTCAAAGTTGAGATTAGAGAAATTGATTTAAAAAATAAACCCTTTGATTTTCTAATTAAATCTAAGACAAAAACGGTTCCAATATTAATAAAAGAAAATAGTGAAGTTATTGAAGAGAGCCTAGAAATCATGATATGGGCACTCTCAGAGTCAAAAAAGAAAAACATTAAAAATATCTATTTTCCTAATAATAAGAAGGTAGACATTATTGAAATAATTAATGAAAACGATAACGAATTCAAATATCATTTGGATCGATTTAAATATTCCACAAGATATCAGGATAGTAATGAAGAATTTCATTTCAACAAAGCCATTAAATTTATTAAAAGATGGAATGCGCTTCTTACAGAAAATAAATATTTTTTCGGAGATCACCCCACAATCGCGGATTGGTCTGTTTGGCCTTTTGTCAGACAATTTAAAATCGCTTGTGAAAGTCAAAAAATAACAAATTATTTGGAACTTCCAATAAAAAACTGGTTAGATTCCTTTGAAAATAATAGAAAATTTAAATCTTTAATGTACAAGTACGAATTATGGGAACCAAATTCTAGAAAGAATTATTTTCCTTATAATTAG
- a CDS encoding GIY-YIG nuclease family protein, with translation MSGYVYLIRVGDLYRIGKTDNLDQKIKKLNPDELLTSIMTKEPETLEARLLRKYKSQRIPETGYLKLSKRQIRECKKHFELKGSLPHTLDAEVSIALFASFLLFSLSSLILNYLNFGFVKSISYSFGAASLPMVVLFITGSFGGYFSEDLSLFSLLTNRIKGLFIAIAMISMAYLIFNFG, from the coding sequence ATGTCGGGATATGTTTATCTTATAAGAGTCGGAGACCTTTATAGAATTGGGAAAACTGATAATCTTGATCAGAAAATTAAGAAATTGAACCCAGATGAATTATTAACATCAATTATGACAAAGGAGCCAGAAACTCTTGAAGCAAGGTTGCTAAGAAAATATAAGTCGCAAAGAATACCTGAGACTGGTTATTTAAAGCTTTCTAAAAGACAGATTAGAGAATGTAAAAAGCACTTTGAGTTAAAGGGAAGCTTACCTCACACTTTAGATGCTGAAGTTTCCATTGCTCTATTTGCATCTTTTTTATTGTTTTCATTAAGTTCCTTGATTTTAAATTATTTAAATTTTGGATTTGTAAAATCTATATCGTATTCTTTTGGAGCTGCATCTCTACCAATGGTTGTGTTATTTATTACAGGTAGTTTTGGGGGATATTTTTCTGAAGATTTATCTCTTTTTTCATTGTTAACTAATCGAATAAAAGGCCTATTTATAGCAATTGCAATGATATCAATGGCTTACTTAATTTTCAATTTCGGCTAA
- a CDS encoding SDR family NAD(P)-dependent oxidoreductase: MRTILISGANRGIGLNIAHKELKEGNRISVGIRDIESLKGSVIDPNKWPEGRILINKYDALKKISARNWIKNTVAEFGGFDSVINCSGVLSKVPFLFKDGDEEEILNTLNINFLAIWNLCRLSWDHLCASDRGRIIVLVSMSGKRSKGDLAAYSSSKFALMGLCQTMKNKGWDKNIRISAICPSWVNTDMAQDISSLEKSSMTQPDDIAEICSTILKLPTQSVPFEIALNCNYEF; the protein is encoded by the coding sequence ATGAGAACCATATTAATAAGTGGAGCTAATAGAGGAATTGGACTAAATATTGCGCATAAAGAATTAAAAGAAGGCAATAGAATTAGTGTTGGCATAAGAGATATAGAATCATTAAAAGGAAGTGTAATTGATCCAAATAAATGGCCAGAAGGAAGAATTTTAATTAACAAATATGATGCATTAAAAAAAATTTCAGCCAGAAATTGGATTAAAAATACAGTAGCTGAATTCGGGGGATTCGATTCAGTTATAAATTGTTCTGGCGTATTGTCAAAAGTTCCTTTCTTATTTAAAGATGGAGATGAGGAAGAGATTTTAAATACACTGAATATCAACTTTTTAGCAATTTGGAATTTATGTAGACTTTCTTGGGATCATTTATGTGCTTCAGACAGAGGTAGAATAATTGTTTTAGTTTCAATGAGCGGTAAAAGATCTAAAGGGGATCTAGCAGCTTATTCTTCTTCAAAGTTTGCTTTGATGGGATTATGCCAAACAATGAAAAATAAAGGTTGGGATAAAAATATAAGAATTTCAGCAATTTGTCCAAGTTGGGTTAATACTGACATGGCACAAGACATCTCCTCTCTAGAAAAATCAAGCATGACCCAACCTGATGATATTGCTGAAATATGCTCAACTATTCTGAAGTTACCGACACAATCAGTTCCATTTGAAATTGCCTTAAATTGTAATTATGAATTTTAG
- the crtL gene encoding lycopene beta cyclase, translating into MLKESLPDVLVLGAGPAGMAIASALGKEKLDVEVLSPNGPYEPWPNTYGIWGEEVDQLGLQDLLEYRWKNTVSFFGHGALEEQHDENKATEHSLDYGLFDKKKLHNFWLNECNKSFIKWHQGFADKIHFEKYKSTVTTNNGNTYSARLVVDATGYDPVFLKLKSCGPLAVQTCYGIVGHFSKPPLKKGQFVLMDYRNDHLNEEQKKEPPTFLYAMDMGNGKYFLEETSLGLVNPLTMENLKERLEKRLSYRNISITSMQHEELGLFLPMNMPIPDFKQQILGYGGAASMVHPASGYLIGNVLRRAPLVAKAVSEAIKNKNLSTYHIARRGWETLWSKELIRKKSLYQFGLEKLMRFDEKLLREFFGSFFQLPKNQWYGFLTDTLSLREIVYAMCIMFIKAPWSVKKGLMIMHGREFKMLLRIIFPNI; encoded by the coding sequence ATGTTAAAAGAAAGCTTGCCAGATGTTCTTGTTTTGGGTGCAGGACCTGCAGGTATGGCAATTGCATCAGCTTTAGGCAAAGAAAAATTGGATGTTGAAGTCCTCTCTCCAAATGGACCATATGAACCTTGGCCAAACACTTATGGTATATGGGGGGAAGAAGTTGATCAACTTGGGCTACAGGATCTGCTGGAATATAGATGGAAGAATACTGTAAGTTTTTTTGGCCATGGAGCTTTAGAAGAACAGCATGATGAGAATAAAGCTACTGAACATTCACTTGATTACGGACTATTTGATAAGAAGAAACTACACAATTTTTGGCTTAATGAATGCAATAAGTCTTTTATAAAATGGCATCAAGGTTTTGCAGATAAAATACATTTTGAAAAATATAAAAGTACTGTCACTACAAATAATGGCAATACTTACTCTGCAAGATTAGTAGTAGATGCAACAGGATATGATCCTGTTTTCCTTAAATTAAAATCATGTGGTCCCTTAGCTGTACAAACTTGTTACGGGATAGTTGGACATTTTAGTAAACCTCCTCTTAAAAAGGGGCAGTTTGTATTGATGGATTACAGAAATGACCATCTTAACGAAGAGCAAAAAAAAGAACCTCCCACTTTTCTTTATGCAATGGATATGGGGAATGGGAAATATTTTCTTGAAGAGACATCACTTGGTTTAGTAAATCCTTTAACAATGGAAAACTTAAAAGAGCGATTGGAGAAAAGGCTATCTTATCGAAATATATCTATCACAAGTATGCAACATGAAGAACTTGGTTTGTTTCTACCAATGAATATGCCAATACCAGATTTCAAACAACAAATACTTGGATATGGTGGAGCTGCTTCAATGGTGCATCCTGCATCTGGATACTTAATTGGTAATGTTTTAAGAAGAGCTCCGCTTGTCGCAAAAGCAGTATCAGAAGCAATTAAAAACAAAAATCTTAGTACCTATCATATTGCCAGAAGAGGTTGGGAAACTTTATGGTCAAAAGAATTAATTAGAAAGAAATCACTTTACCAATTTGGATTAGAAAAACTCATGAGGTTTGATGAAAAACTATTGAGAGAATTTTTTGGTAGTTTTTTCCAACTACCCAAAAATCAATGGTATGGTTTTCTCACTGATACTTTATCCTTAAGAGAGATTGTATATGCTATGTGCATAATGTTTATAAAGGCTCCATGGAGTGTAAAGAAAGGTCTTATGATTATGCATGGTAGAGAATTTAAAATGTTGCTTAGGATAATATTTCCAAATATATAG
- a CDS encoding SDR family NAD(P)-dependent oxidoreductase, protein MIEDKNILITGGNSGIGFFAIINLLKTKNNLYIVIKSELRKKEFLRRIEKHFDKNYLSKYLNIIDNCDLSDLENIKKIKDYFISKKIFLDVVVLNAGLQYTGSFYPKVSKQGIELTFAVNHLAHFYLVNILKDLVRDKEESRIIITSSDVHDPKSSGGNIGKKAGLNSLVDFRKKVTGQFLNFNADESYKNSKLCNILFAKELVKKLSISSRKISVITWAPGLVIPNDDSGFFRYSRNFNLFGYLIFSKVAKNILGISESTENAGRILSEIVLDSNLNNIGFIHLSNKLISFKKHKLVESNVSNEANSTELASKLWILSEEICESFGFATFNI, encoded by the coding sequence ATGATTGAAGATAAAAATATTTTAATTACTGGAGGGAATTCTGGTATAGGTTTTTTTGCCATTATTAATTTACTAAAGACTAAAAATAATTTATACATTGTAATTAAATCTGAATTAAGAAAGAAAGAATTTTTAAGAAGAATTGAAAAACATTTTGATAAAAATTACCTCAGTAAATATTTAAATATTATTGATAATTGTGATCTTTCAGATCTAGAAAATATAAAAAAAATTAAAGATTATTTCATTAGTAAAAAGATATTTTTAGATGTTGTTGTTTTAAATGCAGGATTGCAATATACAGGTTCTTTTTACCCTAAAGTATCAAAACAAGGAATAGAACTAACTTTCGCAGTTAATCATCTTGCACATTTTTACTTGGTAAACATCTTAAAAGATCTTGTTAGAGATAAAGAAGAATCTAGAATTATCATTACATCATCAGATGTTCACGATCCCAAAAGCTCAGGTGGAAATATAGGAAAGAAAGCAGGACTTAATAGTTTAGTTGATTTTAGAAAAAAAGTTACTGGTCAATTTTTAAATTTTAATGCTGATGAATCTTATAAAAATAGTAAGTTATGTAATATTTTGTTTGCGAAAGAGCTTGTAAAAAAATTAAGCATATCCTCTAGAAAAATCTCTGTAATTACTTGGGCTCCTGGTCTAGTAATACCAAATGATGATTCAGGTTTTTTTAGATATAGTAGAAATTTTAATCTCTTTGGATATTTGATTTTTTCAAAAGTTGCAAAAAATATTTTAGGAATTTCGGAAAGTACAGAAAATGCTGGAAGGATTCTTTCTGAGATTGTCCTTGACTCGAATTTAAATAATATTGGCTTCATACATTTAAGTAATAAACTTATATCATTTAAGAAACATAAATTAGTTGAAAGTAATGTTAGTAATGAAGCAAATAGTACTGAGTTGGCTTCAAAACTTTGGATTTTAAGTGAAGAGATTTGCGAATCATTTGGCTTTGCTACTTTCAATATTTAA